One Amphiprion ocellaris isolate individual 3 ecotype Okinawa chromosome 5, ASM2253959v1, whole genome shotgun sequence genomic region harbors:
- the npepl1 gene encoding probable aminopeptidase NPEPL1 translates to MANVVLEFKASAGDSEPQNRPVLIIGQQTNLQQVSWSQIKGKLQPVVSKEIWQAALSALNPNPTDSCPLYLNHAAVASLPSRVSRHNSPSSAHFVSRLVRSCLPGGNNRCIVMVCERSDVFPSSCAIARAFPIFSRRSTSSRRAEKKHVTVEFVIVGQDNNPLDAAELECLSNAADGVRLAARIVDTPCNEMNTDHFLDEIKAVGTELGIIPVIIRGEELKQRGFGGIYGVGKAAEHPPALAVLSHTPDGATQTIAWVGKGIVYDTGGLSIKGKTTMPGMKRDCGGAAAILGAFKATVKQGFKDNLHAVFCLAENAVGPIATRPDDIHTLYSGKTVEINNTDAEGRLVLADGVVYASKDLSADIVLDMATLTGAQGISTGKYHAAVMTNSEQWESACVRAGRSSGDLAHPLVYCPELHFSEFTSAMADMKNSVADRENAQSSCAGLFIGSHLGFDWPGVWVHVDIASPVHAGERATGFGVALLMALFGQASDDSMLNQVSPLVASTNMCEDQMERDCKRRRLV, encoded by the exons ATGGCGAACGTGGTGCTGGAGTTCAAAGCCTCTGCCGGCGACTCGGAGCCACAGAACCGCCCTGTCCTGATTATCGGGCAGCAGACCAACCTGCAGCAAGTCAGCTGGAGCcaaatcaaaggaaaactgCAGCCAGTCGTTAGCAAAGAG ATCTGGCAGGCAGCTCTCAGCGCTTTGAACCCGAACCCCACGGACAGCTGCCCTCTGTACCTCAACCATGCTGCAGTGGCCTCCCTCCCTTCTCGGGTCAGCCGGCACAACAGCCCGTCTTCTGCCCACTTTGTCTCCCGTCTGGTCCGTTCCTGCCTCCCAGGAGGGAATAACCGCTGCATTGTG ATGGTGTGTGAGCGTTCAGATGTGTTTCCATCTTCCTGTGCCATTGCCAGGGCCTTCCCCATCTTCTCTCGCCGCTCCACATCCTCACGCAGGGCAGAGAAGAAGCACGTGACTGTGGAGTTTGTGATCGTCGGGCAAGACAACAATCCTCTGGATGCTGCAGAACTCGAG TGTCTTTCCAACGCTGCTGATGGAGTTCGGCTGGCAGCTCGCATTGTGGACACACCATGCAATGAGATGAACACAGACCACTTCTTGGAT gaAATCAAAGCTGTTGGGACTGAACTTGGAATCATTCCAGTCATCATTCGCGGAGAGGAACTGAAACAAAGAGGGTTTGGAG GTATTTATGGTGTTGGAAAGGCAGCAGAGCATCCTCCTGCATTAGCGGTCTTGAGCCACACACCTGATGGTGCGACCCAAACCATTGCATGGGTGGGCAAAGGCATCGTCTATGACACCGGTGGACTCAGCATCAAGGGAAAG ACCACAATGCCAGGGATGAAGAGAGACTGTGGCGGCGCTGCTGCCATCCTGGGAGCTTTCAAAGCCACTGTTAAACAG GGCTTTAAGGATAACCTGCATGCAGTGTTTTGTCTGGCAGAGAATGCCGTTGGGCCCATCGCCACACGGCCTGATGATATCCACACTCTCTACTCTGGAAA GACAGTGGAAATCAACAACACTGATGCAGAGGGCAGGCTGGTGCTGGCGGATGGAGTGGTGTACGCCAGCAAGGACCTGTCTGCTGATATTGTTCTGGATATGGCTACACTTACTGGTGCACAG GGAATCTCCACAGGGAAGTACCATGCAGCTGTGATGACCAACAGTGAGCAGTGGGAGAGTGCATGTGTGCGCGCAGGCCGCAGCAGCGGAGATCTCGCCCACCCTCTGGTCTACTGCCCCGAGCTGCACTTCAGCGAGTTCACCTCTGCCATGGCTGACATGAAGAACTCTGTGGCT GACCGAGAGAACGCTCAGAGCTCCTGTGCTGGGCTCTTCATTGGTTCCCACTTGGGCTTTGATTGGCCTGGAGTCTGGGTCCACGTTGACATTGCCTCTCCTGTTCATGCT GGGGAGCGTGCTACAGGATTCGGCGTTGCTCTGCTCATGGCCCTGTTCGGTCAGGCGTCAGATGACTCCATGCTGAACCAAGTGTCTCCTCTGGTTGCGTCCACCAACATGTGTGAAGACCAGATGGAGCGCGACTGCAAGAGACGAAGACTGGTGTAG
- the LOC111579732 gene encoding serine/threonine-protein phosphatase 6 regulatory ankyrin repeat subunit C-like isoform X2, with translation MDLLISAGANINAKDQGLLTPLHRAAASRNERAVELLLKHSVEVNTRDKFWHTPLHMAAANWATGCAEALLPHVCSLDITDRSGRTPLHHAAHSGHGEMVNLFLSKGANVSAKDKKERQPIHWAAYLGHVEVMKLLVSHSADVTSKDKRGYTPLHAAAAGGQLDVVRYLLRLGMEIDEPNLFGNTALHMACHTGQDTVATELVNCGANINQPNYHGNTPLHLAAGSSSGVLCLELLVNNGADVNMQNTEGKSPLHMAAMYGRFTGSQILIQNGGEVDCVDMNGNTPLHVAARYGQELLISTLLTNGADKSRQGIHGMLPLHLAALYGFPDCCRKLLSNGQFYNLMPSMMSGEMPPVGFDINIVDDHGRTCLHAAASGGNVECLNLLLNSGAELDMKDSLGRSPLHYAAANGNSQCTISLVRAGAEANELDLTGCSPLHYAAASHTFCGGGTNSQPDFIMEKEQEASLCLDYLLDNGANPTLKNSKGYSAVHYAAAYGNKQHLELLLEISFNCLEEVESNIPVSPLHLAAYYGHCEALRLLCETLVSLDVRDIEGQTALHLAAQKGFSTCVEVLLKHQASYTLKEHKHKWTPLHAAAAEGQVDCLLLLVNREQSADVIDSQDTRGQTALMLAALGRHTDCVHILLEKKAKADAADKHGFTALHRAATLGSEDCVSALLEHGASALCRDSQGRTPLHLAASRGHTELLHTLLTAAKKADPLDSMLDHRGYTPTHWAAYHGHEGCLHILLENKVFSNQEGNLFTPLHCALVNGHDVAAGLLVKTVGSQSVNISDAKGRTPLHAAAYSGNVAGLQLVLAQRAEVNAVDHSGCSALMVAADCGQTMAVEFLLHNAKPDLTLVDVNNNTALHLACSKGHEMCALLILGEITDSSLINARNTALQMPLHIAARKGLATVVQVLLSRGAAVMAVDEEGHTPALACAPNKNVADCLALILSTMKPFPPREAGTGPTTNFCPILKNCGIAATCGSSGNLCHA, from the exons TGCGCTGAAGCCTTGTTACCGCATGTTTGCAGCCTGGATATTACTGACAGGTCAGGAAGGACACCTCTACATCATGCAGCACACAGCGGCCACGGAGAG atgGTGAACTTGTTCCTCAGTAAAGGTGCCAACGTGAGTGCCAAAGATAAAAAGGAGAGACAGCCAATCCACTGGGCTGCATACCTCG GACATGTGGAGGTCATGAAGCTGCTGGTGTCGCACAGTGCAGATGTGACTTCCAAGGACAAACGTGGTTACACTCCACTACATGCTGCAGCGGCCGGTGGACAGTTAGACGTGGTCAGATATCTGCTGAGACTCGGGATGGAG ATTGATGAACCCAACCTTTTTGGGAACACGGCGCTCCACATGGCCTGCCACACAGGGCAGGACACTGTAGCCACTGAACTCGTGAACTGCGGCGCAAACATCAACCAGCCCAACTACCATGGCAACACACCGCTGCATCTGGCTGCCGGCTCCTCCAGCGGGGTGCTGTGTCTGGAGCTGCTCGTCAACAATGGTGCTGATGTCAACATGCAG aatACAGAAGGGAAGAGCCCTTTACATATGGCAGCGATGTACGGACGCTTCACAGGCTCCCAGATTCTGATCCAAAATG GTGGAGAGGTTGACTGTGTTGACATGAATGGAAACACTCCTCTTCATGTTGCTGCCAGATATGGTCAGGAGTTACTTATCAGTACTCTGCTGACAAATGGTGCTGACAAAAGCAG ACAGGGGATTCATGGGATGTTACCTCTCCATTTAGCAGCACTCTACGGCTTTCCAGACTGTTGTCGCAAGTTACTGTCTAACG GCCAGTTTTACAACCTCATGCCATCTATGATGAGTGGAGAAATGCCACCAGTGGGGTTTGATATAAACATCGTAGATGACCACGGGAGGACCTGCCTGCATGCCGCTGCCTCTGGAGG gaatgttGAGTGTCTCAATTTGCTATTAAACAGTGGTGCTGAGCTGGATATGAAGGACAGTTTGGGAAG ATCTCCTCTGCATTATGCTGCAGCAAACGGGAACAGCCAGTGCACGATTTCCCTGGTGAGAGCAGGTGCAGAGGCCAATGAGCTGGACCTGACGGGCTGCAGCCCTCTGCACTACGCTGCTGCTTCACACACCTTCTGTGG AGGTGGGACAAACTCTCAGCCAGACTTCATTATGGAAAAGGAACAAGAAGCCTCTTT GTGTTTAGATTACTTGCTTGACAATGGGGCGAACCCAACTCTGAAGAACAGCAAAGGTTACAGCGCCGTCCACTATGCAGCAGCTTATGGGAACAAACAGCATCTAGAACTG CTCTTGGAGATTTCTTTCAACTGCCTCGAAGAGGTTGAAAGTAACATTCCAGTCAGTCCTTTGCACTTAGCT GCGTATTATGGTCACTGTGAGGCGCTGCGTTTACTTTGTGAGACATtagtgagtctggatgtgcgGGACATCGAAGGCCAAACCGCCCTCCACCTGGCTGCTCAGAAAGGCTTTTCTACGTGTGTGGAGGTTCTGCTGAAGCATCAAGCCTCCTACACACTGAAAGAACACAAGCACAAGTGGACGCCTCTTCACGCTGCAG CTGCCGAGGGCCAAGTGGACTGTCTGCTGTTATTGGTCAACAGGGAACAAAGTGCTGACGTCATTGACAGTCAGGACACACGTGGACA gacGGCTCTCATGCTGGCAGCTCTGGGACGTCACACCGACTGCGTCCACATCCTGTTGGAGAAAAAGGCGAAGGCCGATGCTGCTGACAAACACGGCTTCACTGCCTTACACAgagct GCCACGTTGGGCAGTGAGGACTGTGTATCAGCTCTGTTGGAACATGGAGCTTCAGCTCTGTGTCGAGACTCTCAGGGAAGAACTCCACTGCACCTCGCTGCGTCCCGCGGCCACACAGAACTGCTCCACACTTTGCTAACGGCTGCTAAGAAAGCTGACCCTCTGGACTCCATGCTGGACCACAGGGGCTACACACCCACCCACTGGGCTGCTTACCACG GGCATGAAGGATGTTTACACATATTACTTGAAAACAAAGTTTTTAGCAACCAGGAGGGAAATTTATTCACTCCACTGCACTGTGCTTT AGTTAATGGACATGATGTTGCTGCAGGACTTCTAGTGAAGACTGTTGGCTCTCAAAGTGTCAACATCAGTGATGCCAAAGGAAG GACTCCACTGCATGCAGCTGCTTATTCAGGAAACGTTGCTGGGCTCCAGCTGGTCCTGGCCCAGAGAGCAGAGGTTAACGCTGTGGACCACAGTGGATGCTCTGCTCTAATGGTTGCTGCTGACTGTGGACAGACCATGGCTGTTG aATTCTTGCTGCACAATGCGAAGCCAGACCTGACCCTGGTGGATGTCAATAATAACACAGCCCTTCACTTAGCCTGCAGCAAG GGTCATGAAATGTGTGCTCTGTTGATCCTGGGAGAAATAACTGACTCCTCTCTCATCAATGCAAGAAACACCGCTCTCCAAAT GCCTCTTCACATTGCAGCAAGAAAAGGCCTGGCGACTGTCGTGCAGGTGTTACTGAGCAGAGGAGCAGCGGTAATGGCTGTAGATGAGGAAG GACACACACCAGCTTTGGCCTGTGCACCGAACAAAAACGTAGCAGACTGTCTGGCCTTGATCCTCTCCACCATGAAGCCTTTCCCTCCCAGAGAGGCTGGCACCGGCCCAACCACCAACTTCTGCCCCATCCTGAAGAACTGTGGCATCGCTGCCACCTGCGGGTCCAGCGGAAACCTGTGTCACGCCTAA